In Desulfuromonas sp. KJ2020, a single window of DNA contains:
- a CDS encoding agmatine/peptidylarginine deiminase produces MNIRMPAEWEKQDGVLLAWPHQDSDWEQHLDVVEPVFQRLATEISRFERVLIVAPDTERVRTQLARTDADLTRIRLYAIPTNDTWSRDFGAITVRRDGAPVLLDFGFNGWGLKFAAHYDNQVNQALAKAGAFGPCSLEIPGLILEGGSLESDGRGTLLTTAECLLNPNRNPHLSRAEIEARLKTLLGFNHFLWLENGYLAGDDTDSHIDTLARLCPDDTIVYVTCDDPADEHFEALKKMEVELQAFRTGDGAPYRLLPLPWPKAAYDEDGERLPATYANFLVINGAVLVPAYEDARDEQALQVIAEAFPGREIIGINCLPLILQHGSLHCVTMQFPEGVLS; encoded by the coding sequence ATGAATATACGCATGCCTGCCGAATGGGAAAAACAGGACGGCGTCCTGTTGGCCTGGCCGCACCAGGACAGCGACTGGGAACAGCACCTGGATGTGGTCGAACCGGTCTTTCAGCGGCTCGCCACCGAGATCAGCCGGTTTGAGCGCGTCCTCATCGTCGCCCCGGACACCGAACGCGTCCGCACGCAACTCGCCCGCACTGACGCGGACCTGACGCGCATCCGCCTCTACGCCATCCCCACCAACGACACCTGGTCGAGAGATTTCGGGGCCATCACCGTCCGGCGGGACGGCGCCCCTGTCCTTCTCGACTTCGGTTTTAACGGCTGGGGGCTCAAATTCGCCGCCCATTACGACAACCAGGTCAATCAGGCCCTGGCCAAAGCGGGGGCGTTCGGCCCCTGTTCCCTCGAGATTCCTGGCCTCATCCTCGAAGGGGGCAGCCTGGAAAGCGATGGCCGCGGCACCCTGCTGACCACGGCGGAGTGCCTGCTGAACCCCAACCGCAATCCCCATCTCTCCCGCGCGGAAATCGAGGCCCGGCTGAAGACGCTGCTAGGATTCAACCATTTTTTGTGGCTGGAAAACGGCTACCTGGCTGGCGACGATACCGACTCGCACATCGACACCCTGGCCCGCCTCTGTCCCGACGATACCATCGTCTACGTCACCTGCGACGATCCCGCCGATGAGCATTTCGAGGCCCTCAAAAAAATGGAGGTCGAGCTGCAAGCCTTCCGGACGGGGGACGGCGCGCCCTATCGCCTGCTCCCCCTGCCCTGGCCCAAGGCCGCCTACGACGAGGACGGGGAGCGCCTGCCCGCCACCTACGCCAACTTCCTGGTCATCAACGGGGCCGTACTGGTGCCGGCCTATGAGGATGCCCGGGATGAGCAGGCGCTGCAGGTTATTGCCGAGGCCTTTCCCGGGCGCGAAATCATCGGTATCAACTGCCTGCCGTTGATTCTGCAGCACGGCTCCCTGCACTGCGTTACCATGCAGTTTCCCGAAGGAGTTCTATCATGA